The following are encoded together in the Candidatus Flexicrinis proximus genome:
- a CDS encoding tetratricopeptide repeat protein: MVAFKSHERPAKSAAELPVTPPTRLVGRESALQQIYPPLKEARAVFLHGPEGVGKSAIAATLAAAFAQQPGGVLWLNVDADTTLENLLVRVGRAYDVAEIALSDNPLGMVAAVAALLQQQKPLVVLDGTLETATAAKFVTRCADRVPVLLVERQTQNGPWVAVPIEALSPDAASQMFKQEANLAGAAASDKEADIKAIVKALNYIPFAIGVAARTMLAGKQQPSDLNGKIRQVAPSVNNDPAKLALTVSFAALNSALQGVLLMMGAVQTGAATAELLSMVSGAPVESINQAVQMLSGLRLAERTTRSGQPYFRLHPLTHRYAEERLRASGRLDGLRDKVREKLIAYAQQYKGGDAPDKLTAEMDNFVALARFTQRLGDRDVSSKLVIALSQASSFVTDRGFVYDLMQIRGTTSAAFPANPAEPVAPAALFDALTTTIDEDIDEFDEEEVEAAARGASSPLTTRAVAVEDDDDEYEDDDEEVESPEATLAAFASGRLNVAEPAAPEDSLEHLDDDDDFVDDDEDLDEDSGEVETLAAAEPQSVEEKIAALRVQLGQARQDGDTAKQVAILRQLGHWEVEQDLLIEAIATYNQALSVYESRDDQKGQLEALEILSALMEKTENAQASVLMAQRGAKLAEAMGDEETQLQLLLTLGDARQQLGESVEAAKAYAQALQIARTSDDSTHEAIILYKLGYAQLDGGDTERAVDTWEQALALFKAQQRRADEGRVKGALGSAYAELLRWPEAINFHNSALYVARELNDSAEEAVQLSNLGYTSVQAGQLAEAMMYYRQALHLAYEASDKANIIATIVDLARLLLKSAAHLRIAELLVDDGLRRDPTDKDLRLLKDRVSAEILSAESRGVQFKSAAGTAQQFAANAYAKRAGG; encoded by the coding sequence ATGGTCGCCTTCAAATCGCACGAACGCCCCGCCAAAAGCGCTGCCGAATTGCCTGTCACGCCCCCGACTCGCCTTGTCGGCCGCGAATCGGCGCTTCAGCAGATTTATCCGCCGTTGAAAGAGGCGCGTGCTGTGTTTCTGCACGGGCCTGAAGGCGTCGGCAAGTCCGCTATCGCCGCCACGCTGGCGGCGGCATTCGCGCAGCAGCCGGGGGGCGTCCTCTGGCTGAATGTCGATGCCGATACGACGCTGGAGAACCTGCTCGTACGGGTTGGCCGCGCCTACGATGTGGCCGAAATCGCCCTGTCTGATAACCCGCTGGGGATGGTCGCGGCGGTCGCGGCGCTCCTGCAGCAGCAGAAGCCGCTTGTCGTGCTGGATGGCACGCTGGAGACCGCCACCGCGGCGAAGTTCGTCACCCGCTGCGCCGATCGCGTCCCGGTGCTGCTGGTCGAGCGCCAGACGCAGAACGGCCCGTGGGTCGCTGTCCCGATCGAGGCGCTCTCGCCTGATGCCGCCTCCCAGATGTTCAAGCAGGAAGCCAACCTCGCTGGGGCGGCCGCCAGCGATAAGGAAGCCGATATCAAGGCGATTGTGAAGGCGCTGAATTACATCCCCTTCGCGATTGGCGTCGCCGCCCGCACCATGCTTGCCGGCAAACAGCAGCCTTCGGACCTGAACGGCAAAATCCGTCAGGTCGCGCCGTCCGTCAACAACGATCCCGCCAAATTGGCGCTCACGGTCAGCTTCGCCGCCCTCAACAGCGCGCTTCAGGGCGTCCTCTTGATGATGGGCGCCGTACAGACGGGCGCGGCAACCGCCGAACTCTTGAGTATGGTCAGCGGCGCGCCGGTCGAGTCGATCAATCAGGCGGTCCAGATGCTTTCCGGCCTCCGCCTGGCCGAGCGCACCACGCGCTCCGGACAGCCGTACTTCCGTCTGCACCCGCTGACCCATCGCTACGCCGAGGAGCGCCTCCGGGCGTCCGGGCGGTTGGATGGCCTGCGCGATAAGGTGCGCGAGAAACTGATCGCCTACGCTCAGCAGTACAAAGGCGGCGACGCGCCGGACAAACTGACCGCCGAGATGGACAATTTCGTTGCGCTGGCTCGCTTTACCCAGCGCCTTGGCGACCGTGATGTATCGAGCAAGCTGGTCATCGCCCTCTCCCAGGCCAGCAGTTTCGTGACCGACCGCGGTTTCGTGTACGACCTGATGCAAATCCGCGGCACCACCAGCGCCGCTTTCCCCGCCAATCCCGCCGAGCCCGTCGCGCCAGCCGCCCTGTTTGACGCCCTGACCACCACGATCGACGAGGACATCGACGAGTTTGACGAGGAGGAGGTCGAGGCCGCCGCGCGTGGGGCCTCGTCGCCGCTCACGACCCGCGCTGTCGCGGTCGAAGATGACGACGACGAGTATGAGGATGACGACGAAGAAGTCGAGTCGCCGGAAGCGACGCTTGCCGCCTTCGCCTCAGGTCGTTTGAATGTTGCCGAACCGGCCGCGCCGGAAGACTCCCTCGAACATCTCGACGACGACGACGATTTTGTCGATGACGACGAAGACCTTGACGAGGACAGCGGTGAGGTCGAGACTCTTGCCGCCGCTGAACCGCAGTCCGTTGAAGAGAAGATTGCCGCGCTGCGTGTCCAGTTAGGACAGGCCCGCCAGGATGGCGATACCGCCAAACAGGTCGCCATCCTGCGCCAGCTGGGCCATTGGGAGGTCGAGCAGGACCTCCTCATCGAGGCCATCGCTACCTATAACCAGGCGCTTTCGGTCTATGAAAGCCGCGACGACCAGAAGGGCCAGCTCGAAGCACTGGAAATCCTCTCCGCGCTGATGGAAAAGACCGAAAACGCGCAGGCCTCCGTGCTCATGGCACAGCGTGGCGCCAAGCTGGCTGAGGCGATGGGCGATGAGGAAACCCAGCTCCAGCTCCTTCTCACCCTGGGCGATGCGCGCCAGCAGTTAGGCGAGAGCGTCGAGGCCGCCAAGGCCTACGCGCAGGCTCTGCAAATCGCCCGAACCTCGGACGACTCCACCCATGAGGCCATCATTCTCTACAAGCTGGGTTACGCGCAGCTCGACGGTGGCGACACCGAACGCGCCGTCGATACCTGGGAGCAGGCGCTGGCCTTGTTCAAGGCCCAGCAGCGCCGCGCCGACGAAGGCCGCGTCAAAGGGGCTTTGGGTTCGGCCTACGCCGAGCTTTTGCGCTGGCCGGAAGCGATCAACTTCCATAACTCCGCGTTGTATGTCGCGCGTGAACTCAACGACAGCGCCGAAGAAGCCGTCCAGCTCTCAAACCTCGGCTATACCAGTGTGCAGGCGGGACAGTTGGCTGAGGCTATGATGTACTATCGCCAGGCGCTGCACCTCGCCTACGAGGCGAGCGACAAGGCCAACATCATCGCGACGATTGTCGATCTGGCTCGCCTGCTGCTCAAGAGCGCCGCGCATCTCAGGATCGCCGAACTGCTGGTGGATGATGGCCTGCGCCGTGATCCAACCGATAAGGATCTGCGCCTCCTGAAAGACCGCGTCTCGGCTGAAATCCTGTCGGCAGAATCGCGTGGCGTGCAGTTCAAGTCCGCGGCCGGGACGGCGCAGCAGTTTGCCGCCAACGCCTACGCCAAGCGTGCCGGCGGCTGA
- a CDS encoding VOC family protein: protein MITKRLAHINILANDLAAAEQFYCGVLGMERGFDFIKNGSLFGFYAKAGNDTYVEVFTTEGHEVDNGRPLMKHLCFEVEDLDSAIAAIRAKGWPIGDKKLGGDNAWQAWTADPSGIPIELMQYTAQSSHFTGAPCPVTW, encoded by the coding sequence ATGATTACGAAACGACTGGCCCATATCAATATCCTGGCAAACGACCTTGCGGCAGCGGAACAGTTCTACTGCGGCGTGCTGGGCATGGAACGCGGCTTTGACTTCATCAAGAACGGGAGCCTGTTCGGCTTTTATGCTAAAGCCGGGAACGACACCTATGTCGAGGTCTTCACCACCGAGGGTCACGAGGTCGATAATGGCCGGCCGCTGATGAAACACCTGTGCTTCGAGGTCGAAGATCTGGACAGTGCCATCGCCGCGATCCGCGCTAAAGGCTGGCCGATTGGTGACAAGAAGCTGGGCGGGGACAACGCATGGCAGGCGTGGACGGCGGACCCGAGTGGAATCCCGATCGAACTGATGCAGTATACGGCGCAAAGCTCGCACTTCACCGGCGCGCCCTGCCCCGTGACCTGGTAA
- a CDS encoding helix-turn-helix transcriptional regulator, with translation MVNRWELDLIFTALGDPLRRDVLQRLASGVLTVGDLAAPYTISLPGFLKHLKLLEQAGLVTRHKDGRTVHVRLNKKALREAAEWLNQQTGRPNT, from the coding sequence ATGGTTAACCGTTGGGAACTAGACTTGATCTTCACCGCCCTGGGCGACCCGCTGCGCCGCGATGTGCTGCAGCGGCTGGCTTCGGGTGTGTTGACCGTGGGCGATCTGGCGGCACCGTATACCATCTCCCTACCCGGTTTTCTGAAGCACCTCAAGCTGCTGGAGCAGGCCGGATTGGTCACGCGGCACAAAGATGGCCGCACGGTACATGTGAGATTGAACAAGAAGGCGCTGCGCGAGGCTGCTGAATGGCTTAACCAGCAGACCGGCAGACCAAACACCTGA
- a CDS encoding isoamylase early set domain-containing protein, with protein MGMLKKQHLKSKPVCKVTFYSPAQIEAENVHLVGDFNGWSETETEMKKLKDGRFSVILELEAGKEFQFRYLINGKDWHNDWEADKYVANPFSGDNSVVTT; from the coding sequence ATGGGCATGTTGAAGAAACAACACCTCAAGAGCAAGCCGGTGTGCAAGGTCACGTTCTATAGCCCTGCACAAATCGAAGCCGAGAATGTACATCTGGTTGGCGACTTCAATGGTTGGAGCGAGACCGAGACCGAGATGAAGAAGCTGAAGGATGGCCGTTTCTCGGTCATACTCGAACTGGAAGCGGGCAAGGAATTTCAGTTCCGCTACCTGATCAACGGCAAGGATTGGCACAATGACTGGGAAGCCGACAAGTATGTCGCTAACCCGTTCAGCGGTGACAATTCGGTAGTGACGACCTAA